A stretch of the Massilia varians genome encodes the following:
- a CDS encoding glycoside hydrolase family 3 C-terminal domain-containing protein yields the protein MRTEKSGKFGRAGLALVLAAALPALVQAADVRADADARARALVARMTMDEKIGQLLNVAPALPRLGIPAYNWWTESLHGAIGPVPTTNFPQPIGLAASFDAPLVHQVAAAIGVEVRALHTLGRQTGHLGRIGTGLNTWSPNINLFRDPRWGRGQETYGEDPHLTAALGVAYIQGMQGPDPDLPQVVATPKHFAVHSGPESTRHSADVHVSPHDLEDSYLPAFRAAIVDARAGSIMCAYNRVNGQPACGSERLMKDVLRGAWGFKGYVVSDCDAVTDISEHHKYAPDPAAAVAVALKAGTDNECSTRTLGEPQDLGARYREAWQRGLIGVDDIDRALVRLFSARYRNGDLAGLPGREGKAVPVSAINTAAHQALALQAATNSLVLLKNDGVLPLKPGLKLAVIGPLADATRVLRGNYSSTISAPPVSVIDGLRRVLPQARLKLVHGAASITDGDLVPGSASRTPDGKPGLRAEYFNRTDGKFDSKPVVTRIEEGLHSHAVALKEVTDHNRVVWTGYLVAPETGSYRLGVSGVRGELTVGGKPAIQAAAYSAWGEPLTLGEVRLEKGQRYPLRFHAETGSTGVPGLYWKRISSDPDADFEAGTADADVIVAVVGLTADLEGEEMAVQVEGFSGGDKTSLDLPVDQRRLLERAKALGKPLVVVLMNGSAIDLSWAKEHAAAILEAWYLGQSGGLAVAKVLAGQSDPGGRLPLTFYRGLADLPPFDDYAMKGRTYRYYAGTPVYPFGAGLSYTTFRYAPLQLEPVDGALESGVVVSTEIANTGTSDGDEIAQLYLTPPGFEGAPRLALRGFQRVSLKAGERRRISFRLSPRDLSFVTRDGVRQLMPGQHRLSVGSGQPGTGVAGQESMFTLNRAAVLAQ from the coding sequence ATGCGAACAGAGAAGTCCGGGAAGTTTGGCCGCGCAGGGCTTGCGCTGGTCCTGGCAGCGGCGCTACCCGCCCTGGTCCAGGCCGCCGACGTGCGTGCGGACGCGGATGCGCGTGCCCGGGCACTGGTGGCGCGCATGACGATGGACGAAAAAATCGGCCAGCTGCTCAACGTGGCGCCGGCCCTGCCGCGCCTGGGTATTCCAGCCTATAACTGGTGGACCGAGTCCCTGCATGGAGCGATCGGACCGGTGCCGACCACGAACTTTCCGCAACCCATCGGGCTGGCGGCCAGCTTCGATGCGCCGCTCGTGCACCAGGTGGCCGCCGCGATCGGTGTCGAGGTGCGCGCGCTGCATACCCTGGGGCGTCAGACCGGGCACCTGGGACGCATCGGCACCGGGCTCAACACGTGGTCGCCGAACATCAATCTGTTCCGCGATCCGCGCTGGGGACGCGGCCAGGAAACCTATGGCGAAGATCCCCACCTGACGGCGGCGCTGGGCGTCGCCTACATCCAGGGCATGCAGGGACCGGATCCGGACCTGCCGCAGGTGGTCGCCACGCCCAAGCACTTCGCAGTGCACAGCGGCCCCGAATCGACGCGCCATTCGGCGGACGTCCACGTATCGCCGCACGATCTCGAAGACAGCTACCTGCCGGCCTTTCGCGCCGCCATCGTCGATGCCCGGGCCGGATCGATCATGTGCGCCTACAACCGCGTCAACGGCCAGCCCGCCTGCGGCAGCGAACGCCTGATGAAGGACGTCCTGCGCGGCGCCTGGGGCTTCAAGGGGTATGTCGTGTCCGACTGCGATGCCGTGACCGACATCTCGGAGCACCACAAGTACGCGCCCGATCCCGCCGCCGCGGTCGCCGTGGCCCTGAAGGCCGGGACCGACAACGAATGCAGCACCAGGACCCTGGGCGAGCCCCAGGACCTGGGCGCACGTTACCGGGAAGCCTGGCAGCGCGGCCTGATCGGCGTGGACGACATCGACCGGGCGCTGGTGCGGCTGTTCTCGGCGCGCTATCGCAACGGCGACCTGGCCGGACTGCCCGGGCGCGAAGGCAAGGCCGTTCCGGTCAGCGCGATCAACACCGCGGCGCACCAGGCGCTGGCGCTGCAGGCTGCGACCAACAGCCTGGTGCTGCTGAAGAACGATGGCGTGCTGCCGCTCAAGCCGGGCCTGAAACTGGCGGTGATCGGCCCCCTGGCCGACGCGACCCGTGTCCTGCGCGGCAACTATTCGTCGACGATCTCGGCGCCCCCGGTGTCGGTCATCGACGGCCTGCGCCGCGTGCTGCCGCAGGCGCGACTCAAGCTGGTGCACGGCGCGGCGTCGATCACCGATGGCGACCTGGTTCCCGGCTCGGCCTCGCGTACGCCGGACGGCAAGCCCGGCCTGCGCGCCGAGTACTTCAACCGGACTGATGGCAAGTTCGACAGCAAGCCGGTCGTCACGCGCATCGAGGAGGGCCTGCACTCGCATGCGGTGGCCCTGAAAGAGGTCACCGATCACAACCGGGTGGTCTGGACCGGTTATCTGGTGGCGCCGGAAACCGGCAGCTACCGCCTCGGCGTGAGCGGCGTGCGGGGCGAGCTGACAGTCGGCGGCAAGCCTGCCATCCAGGCCGCCGCCTATTCGGCATGGGGCGAGCCGTTGACGCTCGGCGAGGTCCGGCTCGAGAAGGGCCAGCGCTACCCCTTGCGCTTCCATGCCGAGACCGGTTCCACCGGCGTGCCCGGTCTGTACTGGAAACGCATCTCGAGCGATCCCGACGCCGACTTCGAGGCCGGCACCGCGGATGCCGACGTGATCGTCGCCGTGGTTGGCCTGACGGCCGACCTGGAAGGCGAGGAGATGGCGGTGCAGGTCGAGGGCTTTTCGGGTGGCGACAAGACCTCGCTCGACCTGCCCGTCGACCAGCGCCGGCTGCTCGAACGCGCCAAGGCCCTGGGCAAGCCCCTGGTCGTGGTCCTGATGAACGGCAGCGCGATCGACCTGTCGTGGGCGAAGGAGCATGCCGCGGCCATCCTGGAGGCCTGGTACCTGGGGCAGTCCGGCGGCCTGGCGGTCGCCAAGGTGCTGGCGGGGCAATCCGACCCGGGCGGACGCCTGCCCCTGACTTTCTACCGCGGCCTGGCCGACCTGCCGCCTTTCGACGACTACGCGATGAAGGGCCGCACCTACCGTTACTACGCGGGCACGCCCGTGTATCCCTTCGGCGCCGGCCTGAGCTACACGACGTTCCGCTACGCCCCGCTGCAGCTCGAGCCGGTCGACGGCGCGCTTGAAAGCGGCGTGGTGGTCAGCACCGAGATCGCCAACACGGGCACGAGCGATGGCGACGAGATCGCCCAGCTGTACCTGACGCCGCCAGGCTTCGAGGGCGCGCCGCGCCTCGCCTTGCGCGGCTTCCAGCGCGTGTCCCTGAAGGCGGGCGAACGCCGCCGGATCAGCTTCCGCCTGTCGCCGCGCGACCTGAGCTTCGTCACGCGCGACGGCGTCAGGCAGCTAATGCCCGGCCAGCATCGGCTGAGCGTCGGTTCGGGACAGCCGGGGACTGGCGTGGCGGGGCAGGAATCCATGTTCACGCTGAACCGGGCCGCCGTTCTGGCGCAATGA
- a CDS encoding putative bifunctional diguanylate cyclase/phosphodiesterase — protein sequence MKTLLQRMPGGARLAILSALLAGLTIGLALGCASVPSIALGVSAGAALILALRARRVPQAGAVCPPEHAVCAPSTQDVPVPLPDRRHALEVLEEAIDAARRDGDSVAAIVLDIDGFRKINSHYGWAGGDQVLHECVARLSARLGPSDILAHQGGNEFIVVRRQADRDGATALARGLQECMRLPFAPGGHCVFLSASVGIAMLPPEPCQAPQLLHMAQVAGACARREGPAHLCFYTPRMGGAIRERVDLETMLCHAIERKEFVLQYQPRISMKDGHMVGVEALVRWRHPELGLLSPARFIPLAEESGMINELDLWVLREACTRAAAWRAQGLFGGRVSVNLSARQFQQPGLAERVRSALADSGLAPAGLELEITESTVMHDTEDAADVLRSLRELGVTVSIDDFGTGYSSLSYLKRFPLDVLKIDRAFVRDMEGDATGAAIIRAIITLAHSLGLSAVAEGVETAEQVAFLKENGCDEIQGYYFSRPVWPDEVTRLLAEQAPAMRSTM from the coding sequence ATGAAGACACTGCTGCAGCGTATGCCGGGCGGAGCGCGCCTGGCGATCCTGAGCGCCCTGCTGGCCGGGCTCACCATCGGATTGGCCCTGGGCTGCGCGAGCGTGCCGAGCATCGCGCTCGGCGTGAGCGCCGGCGCTGCCCTGATCCTGGCGCTGCGGGCGCGCCGCGTGCCGCAAGCGGGCGCGGTGTGCCCGCCGGAACACGCCGTGTGCGCGCCATCCACGCAAGACGTGCCGGTTCCCCTGCCGGACCGTCGCCATGCGCTGGAGGTGCTGGAAGAAGCGATCGATGCCGCGCGCCGCGACGGCGATTCGGTGGCGGCGATCGTGCTCGACATCGACGGTTTCAGGAAGATCAACAGCCACTATGGCTGGGCCGGGGGCGACCAGGTGCTGCACGAATGCGTGGCGCGCCTGTCGGCTCGGCTCGGCCCAAGCGATATCCTCGCGCACCAGGGCGGCAACGAATTCATCGTCGTGCGCAGGCAGGCCGACCGCGACGGCGCGACGGCGCTTGCCAGGGGGCTGCAGGAATGCATGCGCCTTCCGTTCGCGCCCGGCGGGCACTGCGTGTTCCTGTCGGCCAGCGTCGGCATCGCAATGCTGCCGCCCGAACCCTGCCAGGCGCCCCAGCTCCTGCACATGGCCCAGGTGGCGGGCGCCTGCGCCCGCCGTGAAGGACCGGCCCACCTGTGCTTCTATACGCCGCGCATGGGCGGCGCGATCCGCGAGCGGGTCGATCTGGAAACCATGCTGTGCCATGCCATCGAGCGCAAGGAATTCGTGCTCCAGTACCAGCCGCGCATCAGCATGAAGGACGGGCACATGGTCGGCGTCGAGGCCCTGGTGCGCTGGCGCCATCCGGAACTCGGCCTGCTGTCGCCGGCGCGCTTCATTCCGCTGGCCGAGGAGAGCGGCATGATCAACGAGCTCGACTTGTGGGTGCTGCGCGAAGCCTGCACCCGCGCCGCCGCGTGGCGCGCGCAGGGCCTGTTCGGCGGCCGTGTCTCGGTCAACCTGTCGGCACGCCAGTTCCAGCAGCCCGGGCTGGCGGAACGGGTGCGCAGCGCGCTCGCGGACAGCGGCCTGGCGCCGGCCGGACTGGAGCTCGAGATCACCGAGAGCACCGTCATGCACGACACCGAGGACGCCGCCGACGTGCTGCGTTCGTTGCGCGAGCTGGGCGTGACCGTGTCGATCGACGACTTCGGCACCGGCTACTCCTCGCTGAGCTACCTGAAGCGCTTCCCGCTCGACGTGCTGAAGATCGATCGCGCCTTCGTTCGGGACATGGAAGGCGATGCCACCGGCGCGGCGATCATCCGCGCCATCATCACCCTGGCCCACTCGCTCGGCCTGTCGGCGGTCGCGGAAGGCGTCGAAACCGCCGAACAGGTGGCCTTTTTGAAGGAAAACGGCTGCGACGAAATCCAGGGGTATTACTTCAGCCGGCCCGTCTGGCCCGACGAGGTCACGCGCCTGCTGGCGGAGCAAGCGCCGGCCATGCGTTCAACCATGTGA
- a CDS encoding methyl-accepting chemotaxis protein, which yields MRLFNQLSIKIRLLLVLSLLGIELVVGAAVGLFSLGQANDQLHSLYADRLVRLGQLDQIVRRLNRNQFNVSEALTADAGKVQALLDDIERNKAVIDAQWKAYTGSSLAGREQEAAERFLRARAAFVERGLEPAAAALRAGDLERAGQIVHGPLVALFRPAATAIDALIQLQLDEARKSNEASRHQFEVVRAVCLGGMSLGLLLAGAVGVVLVRGIVGPLEQAVRIAGAVADGDLTRDIDVQGRDETGRLMRALNDMNEGLAAIVGRVRGGTDTIATASGQIAAGNLDLSARTEQQAASLEETAASMDELTSTVKQNADNARQANGLAQSASAVANQGGQVVAKVVDTMAAIDASAARIGDITGVIDGIAFQTNILALNAAVEAARAGEQGRGFAVVASEVRNLAQRSAAAAREIKTLVDDSIRTVSEGSALVEQAGATMEEIVRSVGRVTDIMAEIMAASQEQVTGIEQVNQAIIQMDHATQQNAALVEQASAAAQALREEADSLAQAVGTFRLRAPGIKAAAAAGHAGVDRSPVQLLAQA from the coding sequence ATGCGTCTATTCAATCAACTCAGCATCAAGATCCGTCTCCTGCTCGTGCTTTCCCTGCTCGGCATCGAACTGGTCGTCGGCGCTGCGGTCGGGCTGTTCAGCCTGGGACAGGCCAATGACCAGCTGCATTCCCTGTACGCCGACCGGCTGGTCCGCCTGGGCCAGCTCGACCAGATCGTGCGCCGGCTGAACCGCAACCAGTTCAACGTCTCCGAGGCCTTGACGGCCGATGCCGGCAAGGTCCAGGCCCTGCTCGACGACATCGAGCGCAACAAGGCCGTGATCGACGCACAGTGGAAGGCCTACACCGGATCCAGCCTGGCGGGGCGCGAGCAGGAAGCCGCCGAGCGCTTCCTGCGGGCGCGCGCGGCCTTCGTCGAGCGCGGCCTGGAGCCGGCCGCCGCGGCCCTGCGCGCCGGGGACCTGGAGCGTGCAGGGCAGATCGTGCACGGCCCGCTGGTGGCGCTGTTCCGGCCCGCCGCCACCGCCATCGACGCGCTCATCCAGCTGCAGCTCGACGAGGCCAGGAAGTCGAACGAGGCTTCGCGCCACCAGTTCGAAGTGGTGCGCGCGGTCTGCCTGGGCGGCATGAGCCTGGGCCTGCTGCTGGCCGGCGCCGTCGGAGTGGTGCTGGTGCGCGGCATCGTCGGGCCGCTCGAGCAGGCGGTGCGGATCGCCGGTGCGGTGGCCGACGGCGACCTGACCCGGGACATCGATGTGCAGGGGCGCGACGAGACCGGCCGCCTGATGCGGGCCCTGAACGACATGAACGAAGGGCTGGCCGCCATCGTCGGACGGGTGCGCGGCGGCACCGACACCATCGCCACCGCCTCCGGCCAGATCGCGGCCGGCAACCTGGACCTGTCGGCGCGTACCGAGCAGCAGGCGGCTTCGCTGGAGGAGACCGCGGCCTCGATGGACGAGCTGACCTCGACCGTCAAGCAGAATGCCGACAATGCGCGCCAGGCCAACGGGCTGGCGCAGTCGGCGTCGGCGGTGGCGAACCAGGGCGGGCAGGTGGTGGCGAAGGTGGTCGATACCATGGCCGCGATCGATGCCTCGGCGGCGCGCATCGGCGACATCACCGGCGTCATCGACGGCATCGCGTTCCAGACCAATATCCTGGCCCTGAATGCCGCGGTGGAGGCCGCCCGCGCGGGCGAGCAGGGACGCGGTTTCGCGGTGGTGGCGAGCGAGGTGCGCAACCTGGCCCAGCGCAGCGCCGCCGCCGCCAGGGAGATCAAGACGCTGGTCGACGATTCGATACGCACGGTGAGCGAAGGCTCGGCACTGGTGGAGCAGGCCGGCGCCACGATGGAAGAGATCGTCCGCAGCGTCGGCCGCGTGACCGACATCATGGCCGAGATCATGGCGGCCAGCCAGGAACAGGTCACCGGCATCGAACAGGTGAACCAGGCGATCATCCAGATGGACCATGCCACCCAGCAGAACGCCGCCCTGGTCGAGCAGGCCTCGGCCGCGGCCCAGGCGCTGCGCGAGGAGGCCGACAGCCTGGCGCAGGCGGTCGGCACGTTCCGCCTGCGTGCCCCGGGCATCAAGGCCGCGGCCGCAGCCGGCCACGCCGGCGTGGACAGATCGCCGGTCCAGTTGCTGGCGCAGGCCTGA